One segment of Mycoplasmopsis glycophila DNA contains the following:
- a CDS encoding PDDEXK family nuclease: MKPTDKTKLGSKTAKGGFRNERFIAQKFNNWKSDKEAQSWLKIMKYKLNEIEYVKADLIFGYKSDLNVKIKIKLKNTIDVENIQVKLVSNKKGYNQIDKRWLKSYQEMWNIPLNVYTIFQYFTGELKPYKNNVRDKRRMYIDEFTDEEKDLILNWLNQNKLLIVLDILKGHGEFSVEWVLVIRKEENDFSWALKNINEVISYYYFNGEVQISAKGSIKIGKITIQRKGGDRGRETANMLQFKIDPTELFTI; the protein is encoded by the coding sequence ATGAAACCAACAGATAAAACAAAACTCGGTTCAAAAACTGCAAAAGGCGGTTTTCGAAATGAAAGATTTATTGCACAGAAATTTAATAATTGAAAAAGTGATAAAGAAGCACAATCTTGATTAAAAATAATGAAATATAAATTGAACGAAATTGAATATGTTAAAGCAGATTTAATATTCGGTTATAAAAGTGATTTGAATGTAAAAATCAAAATTAAGTTAAAAAATACTATCGATGTTGAAAATATTCAAGTTAAATTAGTGAGCAACAAAAAAGGATACAATCAAATTGATAAAAGATGATTAAAAAGTTACCAAGAAATGTGAAATATACCTTTAAATGTCTATACTATTTTTCAATATTTCACTGGTGAACTAAAACCATATAAAAATAATGTTAGAGATAAAAGAAGAATGTATATTGATGAATTTACAGATGAAGAAAAAGATTTGATTTTGAATTGATTAAATCAGAATAAACTGTTGATAGTATTAGATATATTAAAAGGTCACGGAGAATTCTCTGTGGAATGAGTTCTTGTAATTCGAAAAGAAGAAAATGATTTTTCATGAGCTTTAAAAAATATAAATGAAGTTATTAGTTATTATTATTTTAACGGAGAGGTTCAAATAAGTGCAAAAGGTTCTATTAAAATAGGGAAGATAACGATTCAAAGAAAAGGTGGTGATAGAGGTAGAGAAACTGCTAATATGTTACAATTCAAAATTGATCCAACAGAAC
- the dcm gene encoding DNA (cytosine-5-)-methyltransferase: protein MIKFFDFCAGIGGGRIALEKNGLECVGHSEIDKYTSKTYELFFDDERNYGDLTKLNILDLPKFEFLIAGFPCQTFSIVGKRAGFDDERGKIIYSLIQIMKHMKNKYFILENVKGLVNHNKGKTFNTIKTELEKIGYNIYYKVLNSLDFGVPQARERIYIVGFLKEYDNGNFVFPSKFESNKTFHYFLDSENNTELDIQDKTFQKYLSNKYNNQKFTNDEILGWENCVIDWRQSDLRKYNQFFPTLRTGRHGLLYVQNKKIKKLNGYEALLIQGFPKNIAKKVKKYNLNNNKVLSQAGNAMTVNVIDAIVQNMLRNIKNKE, encoded by the coding sequence ATGATAAAATTTTTTGATTTTTGTGCTGGTATTGGGGGTGGAAGAATTGCTCTTGAAAAAAATGGTTTAGAATGTGTTGGTCATTCAGAAATCGATAAGTATACATCAAAAACATATGAATTGTTTTTTGATGATGAGAGAAATTATGGTGATTTAACAAAACTTAACATTCTAGATCTACCTAAATTCGAGTTTTTAATAGCAGGATTCCCTTGTCAAACATTTTCGATAGTTGGTAAAAGAGCTGGATTTGACGATGAAAGAGGAAAAATCATATATTCTTTAATTCAAATAATGAAACATATGAAAAATAAATATTTTATTTTAGAAAATGTAAAAGGTTTGGTAAATCATAATAAGGGTAAAACATTTAATACAATAAAAACCGAATTAGAAAAAATAGGTTACAACATTTACTATAAAGTCCTCAATAGTTTAGATTTTGGTGTACCGCAAGCACGAGAAAGAATTTATATTGTTGGATTCTTAAAAGAATATGATAACGGTAATTTTGTGTTTCCAAGTAAATTTGAGTCAAATAAAACTTTTCATTATTTTCTTGACTCAGAGAATAATACAGAGCTAGATATTCAAGATAAAACGTTTCAAAAATATTTATCAAATAAATACAACAATCAAAAATTTACAAATGATGAAATATTAGGATGAGAAAATTGTGTTATAGATTGAAGACAATCAGATTTAAGAAAGTATAATCAGTTTTTTCCAACATTAAGAACCGGTAGACATGGATTATTGTATGTTCAAAATAAGAAAATTAAGAAATTAAACGGTTACGAGGCATTATTAATTCAAGGTTTTCCAAAAAATATTGCTAAAAAAGTAAAAAAATATAATCTAAATAATAATAAAGTTTTATCACAAGCTGGTAATGCTATGACTGTTAATGTTATCGATGCGATAGTTCAAAATATGTTAAGAAATATTAAGAATAAGGAATAA